TGACCTGATATTGCGACCTTCTGCATAGAGAAGGAGAGAGCCTAATACTATTGACAAGCGCATTAATATGTACTAATCTTGGTGCAACTTCATTACCGAGCTGAGATCACTCTGCTCGGGTCGCTGAAGTGACAAGTTTGTGACGCGAACTACAGGCAGAAATCAGGAGTAAGCAATGCCAACTAAGTGCGCCGGGGAGATCATGATTCCCCTTCAGGACTATCCTCATATCCCATATTGGTTCACGCTGCGTCAGGCAGTAGTCGAGATCGAGAAATCTGTTATTGAGTTTCGCGGTCAGAAATCGCTTCCGCGCGCGCTGCTTGTCTTTGACGAGAAGTACAACCTGGTCGGCACCGTTAGGCGACGCGATCTCCTGCGCGGCCTTGAACCTAAATTCCTGCGTACGATGTCAATCTCCTACCGCAAGCAGCTGTTCGATGTCGAAGCCGATCCTAATCTGGTGGACATCTCCGGTGGTAAGGTAGGCCAGGCCATGAAAGAGCAATCGGCTCACCCCGTAAGCGAAATTATGCAGCCGATTGTCTCGACCGTAGACTATAATGATAATCTCGCAAAGGTCATCTATAAGATGTTGAGCAAGGACCTGCATCTTCTGCCGGTTCTGAGTGACCAGGAGATCGTCGGAGTGGTGCGGAGTGTCGATGTGTTTCACGAAGTAGCGAAGATGCTTGATTGAAGCCCTCCCCGCGAATTATGAAGAGGACATTATGAGCTGGCTTAGAGTATTCAGCAGGAAAAAACAACTTGACGAGTCAGTATCGGGCATGTTGCCACAAATGCCTGAACACATCAAGCTCGCCAAAGGCGTAGCTCAAGTAGACTGGAAGCGAATCTCCTTCATACTCCTCGGCCTATTGCTCTTTGGAGTTGTTTACTTTTCACCCGCGTGGCCGGATGCAGTCGATCCCGAAGGCAAGAACTTTGTTCTCACACGAGAAGGTAAGGCCGCTCTTGCGCTCTTCCTGCTTGCAGCAACCTGGTGGGTGTTCGAGGTGGTGCCAATCGGCGTAACCAGCATCGCAATCGGTGTTGTCCAGGCATTGTTTCTGATTCGCCCGGCAGAGATCGCATTCAAAGACTTCATGGATCCGTCGGTCTGGTTCATCATCGGCTCGGTCGTGATCGGTATGGCATTTAGCAAGTCTGGATTGACCAAACGCATGGCTTACAAGATGCTCGTGATGGTTGGCGAGAAGACGAGCATGATATATCTCGGATGCTTTGTTATGACTGCCACGATGACGCTGATAATGGCGCATACTGCCGTTGCGGCTGCAATGTTTCCGCTTCTGATGGCAATCTACGGCCTTTACGAGGAGGACGAGCGACCCACCAAATTCGGCAAAGGACTCTTCATAGGCATGGCATTTGTAGCCGGTGCGGGCAGCATCATAACACTGCTTGGAGCCGCCAGAGGCGCGGTCGCAATCGGATTCTTCAGGGATATAACAGGACGTGAGATTTCCTTCTTCGAGCTATCTGAATACATGCTGCCAGTCGGAGTAGTAATGACTATCCTGCTGTGGGGATACATAATGATATTCTTTCGTCCCGAGCGAAAGACCATCCCCGGTTTACGCGAGAGGGCCAAGGCTCTGAATGCCAGTCTGGGGCCGGTGAAGCGCGGTGAGTATCTCACCATTATCATCGTCACCACCGCGATCGCGGTGATGAGTCTGAGATCGTTCATCCCGGGTCTCGATCTGATCAACAAGAGTGCCATCATTCTGGTCGCTACGATTCTCTTCTTTATGTTTAAGATTCTGACAATCAAAGACCTTGAGGAGATTCCGTGGAATATTGTTCTGCTGTTCGGTGGGGCGATGAGTATCGGATTCTGCCTGTGGCAGACAGGCGCAGCACAGTGGCTCGCTATCGAATGGCTGACTCTTCTCAAAGATGCGACTTGGTTCATATTTGTGATGGGAATTGCTCTGTTCGTGTTGGTAATGACGAATCTGATCATGAACGTCGCGGCGATCGCGATTTCGCTGCCGGTGGCGCTTGTGATCGCGCCATATCTTGGCGTGGCGCCCGAAGTTGTCCTCTTTAGCTGTCTCGTTACCGCCGGCATGCCATTTTTGCTGCTGGTGGGCGCGGCTCCCAATGCCATTGCGTATGAGAGTAGACAATTCTCCAGCGGAGAGTTCTTCAAAGCGGGCATTCCCGCGAGCGTGGTGCTGATGCTTGTTCTTGCGCTCTTCGTCGCTGTGATCTGGCCTATGATGGGGATGCCGGTGACGGTTTCGTGAGGGGCTAGAAGACATCTACGCGGATGACCCCCCTTTCCTTGGGCATGAGAAATTCATTGCTCCTGCTTTCACATCTCTTACGACTGTCGCGCTGTCTTCACTCGTACCTCGCCAAGAGCATCTAGGCCCGACCCGGTACCTTAGTCCCCTCTATGTATGGCTTGTAACGCATGTCCATGACAATAATGTGGTCTATCCACCAATCCTTCAGGAAGGACATCGCTTCTTGAGAAATGCCTTCCTCGTTTTGCAGGGATCGATCGCGCAGTTCCTGCGTCTTCCGGGCAAGGCAACGATGAAGATGTCTGTGCCTTTCCGATTCCGGGAAGCGAGCCTCCTCCATAAGTCGCTCTTCTCGCTCAAAATGAGATAGGATGTATTCAAGCAGCCTGTCGAGTATCCTCCTGATTTCCGAGCGATCGGTTTTCATCTGTATGGCTGTGTAAAGATCGTTGATGATGGAAATGATAGCCTTGTGATCGTTGTCAAGATCAAGGTTTCCGACACCGTAGCGATCGTGCCATTTGACGAAAGTCCTGGTATTCATCGTGCCCCTTTCTGCGAAGTGCCTGGTAGTCCTGCTCTAGCGTACCTGTGAAAGCAAACTAGTTTTCTATGCTTGTTGTCTGCTTTGCAAGATTGAAACAGACCAATTCTCCGCGTCAATTTCAAAAACTCAGAATCCCAACAATCCTATGGAGATCCCAGTATCGCCGGATGGCGACATGATGACATCTCCCCTTTTGTATTATTCGTCATTTGATCAGATTTCCTTAGGCCGGGCTGAGATGTGTTCAGGCTCGATGCGTTCTCGGGCTGAAGACACAAAAAAGAGCCACCGAGCAGAATCGAACTGCTGACCTGACGATTACGAATCGTCTGCTCTACCAGCTGAGCTACGGTGGCCTCATTTAAACCTATCGGCCGTACAATAAAAAAGCCACGGTCTATTTACGCAACCGAAAAGTACTCCACCGCTCGCTTTTTTCGATGTCAGAGCCCGAAACAATCCCGAAAGCGTTGTCATAACGTGGCTATATTCACGAGTACCAGAGCTGTCAGATGTGCAGGCAATCGCTGCATAGGTAGAGGATCAGATGTAGAAGACAAATAAAAAGAGGGTGCCTTCTGGTAGGGTAGAGGGGGCTAGGAAACTACCCAGGGACAGCAGAGGAACACCCTCAAAATCTTCATCAACAATCTACATAAGAGCGCTTGTTTGTCAAGTCATTTTTTCTTCAGTTGCTTCAATATTTGGACCGAGCTCTTTGGCGGCAAGACCGCCATCTTAAGTGACAGTTCCAGAGGTGAAACGTTGCAGTGCAGGTGCTTTCTGACGCTATCTGATCTGCCGTAATAGATTGGATCGAGCCAACTTACTGACAATCAACTCGCAGGCAAAAACAGGGGTATCGTGAGTCTCTGCTTCTGAGGATCGTTCGTCTCCAGAGTGACCGAGTACCATGCGTCCTTCTGAGACTCGCGAGTCGATCTCAGCTTGATAATCAAATCGATAGACTGACCAGGCTCGATACTCGCTCTGGATAACTTGGCTTCCAGATACGGCTCTGAGCTAGAGACAATATCGACACCGATTGGTGCATCGCCAGTGTTAGAGAGCTTGACTTGATACGAGCTGCCGATCTTCTCTCTCTCTTCCAGTGACGACTCGACAACAGCGGGAGTCGCGCTAAGCAATGGATGCACGCGGTCGACGAGGGCGGAGAAATATATTTCGGTAAAGGGGTCAGTGGGATCGTTGGAGAGTACGGAAACCTTCTTTGTTATCTTGCCATGGAACTTCTTGGAATCGAAGAAGATATCGAGTTGTGAGCTGTCGCCCGGGCCGACGTCGGACTTGGACAGCGGAGCATATGTGCAGCCACACGATGGAGTAACTTTGATTATTCGCAGCGTGTCCGTGCCTTTGTTCTCGATATTATAAGTGTGTGTAACCTTGGCTCCTTTAGGCATGCAGCCGAAATCAAAATTGTGTTCGCTGAAATCAATCGTAGCATTTAGAGGCTTCTCGAGCTGCTGCCCAGAGACTGAGACAATCATAACCGACATGACCAGCGAGATCGCCAGAAGTGTGATTTTGCATATTGTTGCGTACATACTAATCCTCCTGATGCCCATTGAATCTACCGTACTTCTTCGATCTTCTCACTCTCTCCAACATCGGACAGCATCCCATGTTCTTTCATCCATTCATCATTATACATTTTGGACAGGTATCTGATTCCTCCGTCGGCCAGAATAGTCACGACTACATCGTTCTCCGAGAGATTGCCGCAGCACTGCCGGATTGCCCAGAGCACCGCTCCTGATGAACCACCAGCAGAGATACCTTCGCTACGGCAGAGTTCGCGAGCCATTCTGAAAGCGTCTCTGTCGTCAACCTGTACAACGTCATCCACATATTCTTTCAGGAACGCCTTGGTGATAACATCCGTCCCGATGCCCTCGACTTTGTACGGGCGGGGATTCGGAATCGGCTCGCTGTTCATGTATGCCGCGAATAGTGAACCCTTCGGATCGACACCGATTGTGACGATATTCGCGTTCTTCTCTTTGAGGAATTTGGAGGCACCGGAGATTGTTCCGCCGGTTCCGATGCCGCAGACGAAATGCGTGACCCTGCCATCGGTGTCTCTCCAGATCTCAGGCCCCGTAGTCATGTAATGCCCCTCGACATTGACCTGGCTGTCATACTGATCCATATAGAAATGTCCAGGTCTGCTCCCAAAAGTCTTGGCCTGCATGTAGAAGCTCGACGGGTCGTCATGCGGCACGTCGGACGGTGTAACGACAATCTCTGCACCGAACGACTTGATCAGATCGCGCTTCTCCTTGCTGGTCTTCTCGGGCGTCGTGAACAGCGATCTGTAACCTTTCGCCGCAGCCACCATAGCACCGCTGGAGCCTGTATTTCCGGACGTGTTGTCCACAATCACGTCATTCGGCTTCAGAAGACCATGTTTCTCTCCGTGCGTGATAATGTAATACGCCATCCGATCCTTGATTGACCCGCTTGGATTTAAGAATTCCAGCTTAGCGAGGATTATAGGCTTCAGATCTGCGACAGTTTTCGTTAGTCTGACCATAGGCGTGTTGCCAATCAGGTCACAGATGTTCTCGGCGTATTTCACTTCTGGTCCTTCTCCCTATCGGGGTCAAACGGCTCCACATGGATCATTACATCCTGCAGCTTGTCAAGGACTTGTCGCAGTGTCATTTTCAGAGCAGTTGCAATGTCGTGTCCCTGGTGAACCGTTAGGTCTCTATCTACCATGATCTTGAGATCGGCGATGTATGTCGGTCCGGATGATCTCACCTTTATCTCTCTTACATGTTTTACACCGTCATGCGCAAGTGCAGTTTCAAGAATCTTTAGTCTGATAGCTGGATCCGGCGCCCCACCCATCAGAAAGTGGAGGTTGTTCTTGAGAAGATTTACGGCATTCTTGAGAATCAGGAATCCAATCCAGAATCCGGCGATCGGATCAAGCACGGGAAAACCGATCTGAGCAACCACTATGCCGATCAGCGCCCCGGAAGATGCATAGACATCGGCGCGATGATCGTACGCGTTCGCAATCACGGCTGGTGAGTTGGCCTTCCGGCCAGCACGAATAGTCCATTGATACAGGATTTCCTTGACGACTATCGTAAATGCTGCCACCGCGGTTGCCAGTTTTCCTGGTACTGTATAATCCTTGTCGATTATTACGTGGACTGCGCTGTAGCCAATGTAGATGCCGGTGATAACCAGCAGAGTCGACACGAATAGCGCAGCGATTGTATCTGCATGACCATGGCCGTATGGATGTCCCTCGTCGGCGGGACGTTTTGCGATTCTGATCCCTATCCAGACGACCGTATTGCCCACGATATCCAGCAGTGAATTGATGGCATCGGCAAGAAGCGCTCTGCTATGACCGAACACCCCGCCAACCACCTTCAACTGGAAGAGAAGGATGTTTACTATCAGTGAAAATCGAGTAGTGTTTTCTGCTGTCAACGCGAATATGTTCATGTTGAAAACGGTGCGAAGTTCTGTAACTGCAACGCAGATACGGTTGCTGAATTCACTCCGGAACTGTTGTTCTCCTTAGGCGGATATGTACGGAATTGAGGCGAGCAGCGCAACCAGAATCGATATGGATCTGATCGAGTCAGAATTCTGATGTCTATCAAGAACGAGTTCAGATTCCCGGTGCGAACTGTGGATCGATGAACAAAAAAGGCCGCATCTCATAATGCGGCCTTCAAATTCTCTGAATCAATGAGCACCAAAAGCGTCTCTGCTATTGATAATCTATCGCTTCTGCCTCGAAATACTCCTTCAATTGAGCCGTGATCTGCTGAGCCTGCTGACGCATTTTCGTCACAGAGCCGCTCTTGTAGCTGGAGGTCAGCTTGAGGAACTGCGAGTAAGCCTGGTATGCCTCGACATAGTCCTCCTGCGTTTCCATGGCCTGTTTTGCAATCCCGAGATTATAGAATGACTGCCAGTGAGTCTTGTCCAGCTTTGACGATTTCGCAAACTCATCGGCAGCCTTATTATATTCTTTGTCGGCAAGGTAGAGGCTCCCGAGCTGGAAGTGAGCCATAGCGTAATTGGGGTCAGCCTTTGTCGCCTTATAATAGGTCGTGATAGCTTCAGTCTTCTTGCCGACCTCCTGATAGCACTTTGCGAGGCTTGTCAATGCTCTGGTATCTGTATGACTTTCAGGAAGATAGGCATTGAATTTCTCGATAGCTTTCTCCCACTTGTCGGCTTTGTAATACAGGTTCGCGTACCCCTTGAGAAGCTCGGTGTCTCTGTCTTTGATCTTGAGTCCCGCATCAAAAGCGGCTGCTCCGGTAACCAGATCGCCTGCCTCAACGCAGGCATAACCGAGGTTCTTGAAACCATCATAGCTGGATGGCTCCAATTCGGTGTACTTCTTGAAATTATCAATCGCGTTTTTGTAATCCTCCTGACCGAAGTAGATAACTCCAAGGTTCAGGTAAGGATCGGCAAATGCTGCGTCGGCGGCAATCGCTGCTTTGTAATTTGTGATAGCTCCCGCCTGATCACCTTTGCCCTCCGCCTCGATTCCAGCGTTGAACTTCTCTTTGGCAGCGTTATCCTGAGCGAGGGAAGGTACCGCCAGAAAGATGCACACTCCCAGCAGAGTCGCGGTGAAAATCGAGATGTGGTTTCCAAAATGCTTCATTTCTCTTTCCTCTTTATTTCTGCTTCAGACTTTCCCGATAGTCATTAAGGTTCTTTCTGATTTCATCATCGTTCAGTGCCAGTATTCTCGCTGCGAGGACCGCTGCATTGATTGCTCCCGGCTTGCCGACAGCAACGGCAGCCACCGGAATTCCGGGCGGCATCTGTACTACAGACATCAAAGCGTCCATTCCGTTCAACGCCGATCCATCCAATGGCACTCCTATCACCGGAAGGCTTGTATGGGCCGCCACTACTCCCGGCAGCGCCGCAGACATTCCGGCAAGGCAGATCACTACTTTAAAACCGTTCGCTTCCGCCTCACGTGCGAGATCGGCTGTCCGGTCAGGGTCCCGGTGAGCGGAACTGTATTCGGTCTCAAACCCGATGCCGAGCTTTATCAGGTATTCCTCAGACCGGTCCACGGCCTCGGAATCAGACCTCGACCCGGCTATAATTAATACTTTCTTATCCATCGAATGTTCCTTAGTGTGTCAGCTTGCTCCTGCGACGAGTCGCTTTCTGACCGATGTCCTTTCTGCAGAATGCTCCGTCGAAACCAATCTTCTGCACAATTTCGTATGCGCCCGCAATCGCATCATGCAGGTTCGCATCCAGTTTTGTCACACCGAGTACTCGCCCGCCGTTGGTCACGGTCTGATCCCCGAAGCGCTCGGTACCTGCATGGAACACGAAGCTATCATCACTGCCATTGCCGTGTAGACCGCTGATCGGTTTGCCCTTTACGTAGCTTCCGGGATAACCTTCTGAAGCCATGATCACGCACACCGAGTAGGCATCTTTCCACGTCAATTCTTCGAGAGAAAGGTTGCCGTCGGCAATAGATATGAATATTTCTGCAAGATCATTCTCGAGAAGCGGCAGGACGACCTGAGTCTCGGGATCGCCGAATCTGCAATTGAATTCAATCACTTTCGGACCTCTCTCATTGATCATCAGCCCTGCATACAGAATACCCTTAAACGTTCGCCCCTCCGCCTTGAGGCCTCGAACGGTCGGTTCGAGGACAAGATCGAGAATGTCTACCATCAGTCGGTCCGAGACAAAGGGTACCGGACAATATGCTCCCATGCCTCCTGTGTTCGGTCCTTGATCGCCATCGAAGACCGGCTTGTGATCCTGCGACGGGAGCATTGGCAGGATTGTCTCCCCATCGGTGAACGCCATCACTGTCACTTCCTCACCGATAAGTTTGTCCTCTATGACGACCTTATTACCTGCTTCGCCGAACACCTTCTCGACCATCATATTGTCAATAGTCTCTCTCGCTTCTTCCACATTATTAACGATGATGGCCCCCTTACCGGCAGCGAGACCGTCAGCTTTGATCACCAGCGGGTATCTCGTCTCAGCGCAGAAACGATGTGCTTCGTCGCGTTCCTCGAATATCCTGAACGGAGCTGTCGGTATGTGATGGTCCCTCATGAACTCCTTGGCAAATGCCTTCGACCCCTCGATCACAGAGGCCTCCTTCGTGGGTCCGAAAATTCTGAGCCCGCGAGCTACGAATGTATCCACGATTCCGCTGGTGAGCGGTTGCTCCGGTCCGACAACTGTCAGATCGACACGCTCTCTCTCTGCAAACTCGACCAGATCGTTGATATTGTCAGCGTTTGCAGGGACGCACTCACCGATCTCAGCTATCCCCGCATTTCCAGGTGCACAGTAGATCTTCTTGACCAGTCGCGAGCGGGAGAGCTTGTGGCAGATTGCATGTTCTCTCCCTCCCGATCCAACAACGAGTATCTTCATTCTCTAACCCTTTCCGTATGAGCCCGTAATATAGAAATATGGCGTCGGGTTGCAAATGGTTTTTGAAGACAGCCGCCAACATGGTAGAATTCTGTTGACATAGTCTATGTCCTGCACTTATTTGCTGCGATTCAAGGAGTCCCGTTGCACAACGAAATACTCTGGATACTATTTGTCATCTTCGATTTGTCGGTCGTGCTGCTGGCGTTTCGTCTCTGGGGCAAGAATGGCTTGTATGCGATGATCGCGTGTTCCGGAGTAATATGCAATATTCAGGTAGTAATCACTGTGCAACTTTTCGGGCTTGTTGCAACCCTGGGCAATATTGTTTATGCCTCGATCTTTCTCGCGACAGATATACTGTCCGAACATTTCGGTCCACGGGCAGCGCGTAAAGGAGTGTGGATCGGGTTTTTTACTCTGATTTGGGCAACTGTTGCGATGCAGTTTGCCGTACATTTTGTACCAGACGAGTCTGATTTCATGCTCGGGCACGTTCGAGAGTTGTTTAGCCTGATGCCGAGAATTGTAGTTGCCAGCCTGGTGGCATATCTGATCAGTCAGCATCACGATATATGGGCGTTCGATTTCTGGAAGAAGCGGACAGCCGGCAAGCATCTCTGGCTCAGAAATAACGCCTCGACTTTGATTAGTCAGCTCATGGATTCTCTGGTGTTCACTTTGATTGCATTTGTCGGTGAGTTTGATACGGGAGTCCTGATTCAGATTCTGATAACAACTTACTTGATGAAAGTCATCGTTGCAGTGGCTGACACACCATTCGTTTACCTATCGCGATCATTCGCCCGGAGGGAATCAGGCTGATTCGTTTTTGTTTGACAATGCACACAAATAGTGCTAAAATGTATAAATGAGTATTGTCTCGAGCGGGAGATAAGTTCGGGGCTGCATCGATTTTGCTTAGATATTTAATGAGCGTTGCTTATTGACATCAATTAAATGTCCTTTGGCTCGCTCTGATCATTGCGAGGGGCATCCTATGAATCAGAGTTTACACTTGAGTCAGAGCTAACTCCATCCCTAATAGCTGCCGGAAAAATGCCATGGCCGATATCCTAATCTGCTGGAATTGCAAAGAAGAGATTGAAATTGGCGACAAGGTTACTCGCCAGGATGCTTGTCTTCATTGCGAAACTCCCGTTAAGTGCTGCTTCAATTGCCTGCACTATAACAAAGATGCTTTCCATCAGTGCAACGAGTCAGCGGTTGCAGAGTGGGTGCGGTACAAGGAGAAGGCAAATTTCTGCGAGTTTTTCACGCCGCGGCTTCCACGCTTTGTGAAGGTCGAAGAAAAACCGAAA
This portion of the Candidatus Zixiibacteriota bacterium genome encodes:
- a CDS encoding queuosine precursor transporter gives rise to the protein MHNEILWILFVIFDLSVVLLAFRLWGKNGLYAMIACSGVICNIQVVITVQLFGLVATLGNIVYASIFLATDILSEHFGPRAARKGVWIGFFTLIWATVAMQFAVHFVPDESDFMLGHVRELFSLMPRIVVASLVAYLISQHHDIWAFDFWKKRTAGKHLWLRNNASTLISQLMDSLVFTLIAFVGEFDTGVLIQILITTYLMKVIVAVADTPFVYLSRSFARRESG
- a CDS encoding cation diffusion facilitator family transporter, whose product is MNIFALTAENTTRFSLIVNILLFQLKVVGGVFGHSRALLADAINSLLDIVGNTVVWIGIRIAKRPADEGHPYGHGHADTIAALFVSTLLVITGIYIGYSAVHVIIDKDYTVPGKLATAVAAFTIVVKEILYQWTIRAGRKANSPAVIANAYDHRADVYASSGALIGIVVAQIGFPVLDPIAGFWIGFLILKNAVNLLKNNLHFLMGGAPDPAIRLKILETALAHDGVKHVREIKVRSSGPTYIADLKIMVDRDLTVHQGHDIATALKMTLRQVLDKLQDVMIHVEPFDPDREKDQK
- a CDS encoding DUF1573 domain-containing protein → MYATICKITLLAISLVMSVMIVSVSGQQLEKPLNATIDFSEHNFDFGCMPKGAKVTHTYNIENKGTDTLRIIKVTPSCGCTYAPLSKSDVGPGDSSQLDIFFDSKKFHGKITKKVSVLSNDPTDPFTEIYFSALVDRVHPLLSATPAVVESSLEEREKIGSSYQVKLSNTGDAPIGVDIVSSSEPYLEAKLSRASIEPGQSIDLIIKLRSTRESQKDAWYSVTLETNDPQKQRLTIPLFLPAS
- a CDS encoding CBS domain-containing protein; amino-acid sequence: MPTKCAGEIMIPLQDYPHIPYWFTLRQAVVEIEKSVIEFRGQKSLPRALLVFDEKYNLVGTVRRRDLLRGLEPKFLRTMSISYRKQLFDVEADPNLVDISGGKVGQAMKEQSAHPVSEIMQPIVSTVDYNDNLAKVIYKMLSKDLHLLPVLSDQEIVGVVRSVDVFHEVAKMLD
- the purE gene encoding 5-(carboxyamino)imidazole ribonucleotide mutase gives rise to the protein MDKKVLIIAGSRSDSEAVDRSEEYLIKLGIGFETEYSSAHRDPDRTADLAREAEANGFKVVICLAGMSAALPGVVAAHTSLPVIGVPLDGSALNGMDALMSVVQMPPGIPVAAVAVGKPGAINAAVLAARILALNDDEIRKNLNDYRESLKQK
- the purD gene encoding phosphoribosylamine--glycine ligase, which translates into the protein MKILVVGSGGREHAICHKLSRSRLVKKIYCAPGNAGIAEIGECVPANADNINDLVEFAERERVDLTVVGPEQPLTSGIVDTFVARGLRIFGPTKEASVIEGSKAFAKEFMRDHHIPTAPFRIFEERDEAHRFCAETRYPLVIKADGLAAGKGAIIVNNVEEARETIDNMMVEKVFGEAGNKVVIEDKLIGEEVTVMAFTDGETILPMLPSQDHKPVFDGDQGPNTGGMGAYCPVPFVSDRLMVDILDLVLEPTVRGLKAEGRTFKGILYAGLMINERGPKVIEFNCRFGDPETQVVLPLLENDLAEIFISIADGNLSLEELTWKDAYSVCVIMASEGYPGSYVKGKPISGLHGNGSDDSFVFHAGTERFGDQTVTNGGRVLGVTKLDANLHDAIAGAYEIVQKIGFDGAFCRKDIGQKATRRRSKLTH
- a CDS encoding tetratricopeptide repeat protein, giving the protein MKHFGNHISIFTATLLGVCIFLAVPSLAQDNAAKEKFNAGIEAEGKGDQAGAITNYKAAIAADAAFADPYLNLGVIYFGQEDYKNAIDNFKKYTELEPSSYDGFKNLGYACVEAGDLVTGAAAFDAGLKIKDRDTELLKGYANLYYKADKWEKAIEKFNAYLPESHTDTRALTSLAKCYQEVGKKTEAITTYYKATKADPNYAMAHFQLGSLYLADKEYNKAADEFAKSSKLDKTHWQSFYNLGIAKQAMETQEDYVEAYQAYSQFLKLTSSYKSGSVTKMRQQAQQITAQLKEYFEAEAIDYQ
- a CDS encoding cysteine synthase family protein; the encoded protein is MKYAENICDLIGNTPMVRLTKTVADLKPIILAKLEFLNPSGSIKDRMAYYIITHGEKHGLLKPNDVIVDNTSGNTGSSGAMVAAAKGYRSLFTTPEKTSKEKRDLIKSFGAEIVVTPSDVPHDDPSSFYMQAKTFGSRPGHFYMDQYDSQVNVEGHYMTTGPEIWRDTDGRVTHFVCGIGTGGTISGASKFLKEKNANIVTIGVDPKGSLFAAYMNSEPIPNPRPYKVEGIGTDVITKAFLKEYVDDVVQVDDRDAFRMARELCRSEGISAGGSSGAVLWAIRQCCGNLSENDVVVTILADGGIRYLSKMYNDEWMKEHGMLSDVGESEKIEEVR
- a CDS encoding SLC13 family permease is translated as MPEHIKLAKGVAQVDWKRISFILLGLLLFGVVYFSPAWPDAVDPEGKNFVLTREGKAALALFLLAATWWVFEVVPIGVTSIAIGVVQALFLIRPAEIAFKDFMDPSVWFIIGSVVIGMAFSKSGLTKRMAYKMLVMVGEKTSMIYLGCFVMTATMTLIMAHTAVAAAMFPLLMAIYGLYEEDERPTKFGKGLFIGMAFVAGAGSIITLLGAARGAVAIGFFRDITGREISFFELSEYMLPVGVVMTILLWGYIMIFFRPERKTIPGLRERAKALNASLGPVKRGEYLTIIIVTTAIAVMSLRSFIPGLDLINKSAIILVATILFFMFKILTIKDLEEIPWNIVLLFGGAMSIGFCLWQTGAAQWLAIEWLTLLKDATWFIFVMGIALFVLVMTNLIMNVAAIAISLPVALVIAPYLGVAPEVVLFSCLVTAGMPFLLLVGAAPNAIAYESRQFSSGEFFKAGIPASVVLMLVLALFVAVIWPMMGMPVTVS
- a CDS encoding bacteriohemerythrin; this encodes MNTRTFVKWHDRYGVGNLDLDNDHKAIISIINDLYTAIQMKTDRSEIRRILDRLLEYILSHFEREERLMEEARFPESERHRHLHRCLARKTQELRDRSLQNEEGISQEAMSFLKDWWIDHIIVMDMRYKPYIEGTKVPGRA